The genomic segment TAAATTCAAAGAACTTGTAGACCAACTATAAGGAGTGGAGCTGATTGACGCGTTCTGAAAAGAAAAAACGATATGACGGGATGCTTATATTTGTTGTATTGCTTCTTGTTGCCGCAGGGCTTGTGATATTGTACAGCACAAGCGCTTACAATGGGCAGGTGAAATTTCACGATCCGTTTCATTATTTGAAAAAGCAGGGGTTTGCGACACTGCTAGGACTGTTTGGTATGGCGCTTATCGCCCGCGTTGATTATCATAAATGGGTTCCGCTGGCGATTCCCGC from the Desulfovibrio desulfuricans genome contains:
- a CDS encoding FtsW/RodA/SpoVE family cell cycle protein, with protein sequence MTRSEKKKRYDGMLIFVVLLLVAAGLVILYSTSAYNGQVKFHDPFHYLKKQGFATLLGLFGMALIARVDYHKWVPLAIPA